Below is a window of Ornithodoros turicata isolate Travis chromosome 7, ASM3712646v1, whole genome shotgun sequence DNA.
TTCTGTGACCATCACACGATCATAATTATTATTTTTCAATCCATTGTTTTCCAGGCTGTGCAAGATAAGTCCAAAGTCCCGTGAAATTGGGCCCCCGTTTAGACCCCTAGTTGCATGTCCAGTCGACATGTTTCCACACACAAGACACACAGAGCTGGTCATGCTCTTTGGACGGTCTTGACTTTCGCACCTTTGAGTAAGTGCCATACATGGTGCTGGTACGTCAACTGAGTCGTCGTCGTTTTAAATATGTTGTACAGAAATGCCTATGGCTCACAAATAAAATGTTCACAGTTTTGTAGTATCACAATGACACTGACTATCACGAGCTGGTCCACTTCGGCAGACTGTGTAGGACATCACGATGGATGCTTCTGGCACTGAGTAGATGTCACGCATTTCAAATTCTTTGAAATGCCGTgcaggagccgaactggctccgaaacatCTGGTACCCCCATCCTGtaccttggttggagattttcatTACTATCAAATGTCTATAAGTATTGGTCCGTCTTCTACATGAAACTTTCCTTGTGGAAGGAGAACCTGTGCCCTGCCAGCACGGCGTTGTAGCAGTACCTTCGGATCTCCCTGTTCAGAGGTGTGGGTCCACAGCAGAATACTGCAACTTTCTTTCTGTAGAAAGAGATGGAAAAGCACTTTTCTGAAATGCATCAAGCATTAAAAGAGCACTGAACTACAAAATGTTTGTACTTTATAGTGCTGCTTTAATATGTAGTCGATGGCAACATATATGTTATCGATGCACCCAGAAGAGGGTGCGATCAAAATTGCACAGCAGAATGTCTGTTGACGACACTGCTCTGTGCAGCCTGAGAAATGCCAAACATGGCACACAATAATCTGCTGAATTTATAGCGAATCGGGGGATGTTAGTGCCACATTCTGGCCCGCATCCATAAGAAGTCTCTCACCTTTGGTATATTGTTTGCCATTCTTCAAATAATGTTGACCAGTTTGGCCTTCCAACATGCATCCTATGAGCCAGCAATTCATATTTTCTTCTAAACAAACTCTGAAACAGAAGATAATCATTTTCAGTCCAAGGTTACAAGTAGAAGAAGCTGACGTCTCCGCTGGTTCTTACCCTTATTATGTTGTAGGGAATCTGTTGGGTTACGTACAGTTGCATGTCGAAAAAATCAGGCCTGTTCATCATCCACATCTGATAAAAATATAAAGAACAAAATATGCGTTAGCCAGGCACTCAGAAGTGTTATACTTCGGGGACAGTCGCACCCGGAAACCCACCTATGAAACTGATACCACTATGTTCAGCATCGGCCGACAGTCTACCGGGCTAATTTTTTCGTCCGAGAAGTGCTCAGATATTAAATAAGCGAATTTTTAAaaatcagcgctgcttccgtggccgcagaagctccggcgccgtgacgtcactccctaagcggaacAGTGAGAGTGCagcgctcagaggaggaaaggcgccgtttAGACGCCCCGTAAGGACGGGTTCCCACTGCTCCCGCTCTCGTTGCCTGAAACTGCGACCGGAGAACAGCAAGAGTGTTCACACTCAGGGCACCCGACGGTCGCCGTAATCTCGAGCTATCTCGACGAGAGCGAGACCTGCGCCACTTCTCTCTCCGCTGTCCGGCCAGCTGCTCAGCTCTCCGTTTCAGTAGCCTACCAGTTTCAAAATGAAGTTCTCGCCACAATCAACGTGCTTCTGTTGGCAGTGTCATTAATACTTCGCGAAAGACGATCAGAGCTGTGAGATCAGAGACTCTATTCCTATTAATTCATTCTTAATTAACCCCTTCTCTATTAATTCCCACATCGACTCCTTCAAGCATGTATCTTTGCAGTTCGGGTCGCGTTTGTCACCGGGATGTAGTCTATTGTAGCAGCAATTACATGTCGCGATCTGCCACGGCGCACGACGTTCAGATGACAGCGAAAGCGGCGTGTTCACCACGAGGGTAAtgtgaagaaaaacaaacgcAGCGTTCGGAACCAGAAACAGACGCCTTGTTCCCACGACTGGTTAGTCATTACCCGTCCGACGGCGTCAGTCGCGCAAAGAGCGACTGCTTGGACGGCGCCGGAGAACGGGCCTCCGGCGTCCTCCAAGTGACGTATCTGCCGTTACGGGCTCCCGCACGGCGCGGCAGTATCAACGTTGCTTAACTCTACGAGACCATCGCGGCATTCCGTTTCTCacggtcgcgccctcattgggtcttacggagtgacgttttctctttttttccagAGAGGAAATTCCGGCGTACtttcaacatccggcgtctgctcttttcatgtattccgtcgaataacagtgaaactaCGCTACTATTTCACGTGGGATTTTCGTTACGGACGTCAATGGTTCAGGAGGAATAAAATCATACTGTATAGTTTCAAAATCGATTGGAATGGATGCGATGTTCTTAGGGTGAGCACGACTATAGGCGAAAAACCGAAGACTAACTTCCTACATATACTTATCGGTCTGGAATCCCCAAGCTATGATGACGATCTTCTGAAAGCGCAACTACGGACCAAATCCCCGGTCTTCAGATTCTTATCGGACTTATGCCAATACAATCCATGTGTCTCACGCTGCATTCtcgcaaaatattttttttctctctgtgtggCGCGGAGGTATCATAATATTAATTTCTGGTTTTgacaagtatgacgtcatagtgcGAGTGCTATCTGCCACCCCTTTGGCAACGTTGCTCCTCCTCTAAGATTTCCGATTTCCGTCTGCCACAGCTACCGGCTGTCTTCCAACGTGGGACGGAGAGCAGAGACCGGGAAGGTGCGCGCGTTGTTGGTGggggacatacgccagagctcTCCCTTACTCTTGGGGAGTCCGATGCTAATGAAAATTTTTTGCGGGTTCTTATGAAAATTCGTGGAAGCAATGGTGACTGACGACATTAATACTTTGAACTGTGGCTTTGAGCGAGATTTTGGATTTATAATACGAATCCTTATAATAAAAATCTAGACACTTGCCTTGTAGTGAACGCCGACCAGTAAGTCAGCAAAGGATGCGAACACCTCGATACTTTTGCATATCCAGACGAAGTGCAAGCGTTCCAACTTCTCTAAGCAGCCGGTAGCACTGCGAGGTCAATGGAATTACAATTAATTTGTCACTACGACAAGTTGGTGATTGAATAATGCTAATAAAGTGACCTAAACTTACAACAAATTGTTTAACACAGCAGCGAACGGAGTAACGCCGATGCCTCCGGCGATGCAAACAGTGATCTTGTGGTCTTTCACGCCTTCAGAGCGGCTGCAGAATGGCCCGTCCACGTAGAGTCTGCACAATACGGGCGATATTTGTATAGCGTGATGTAACGGAGGAATGCCTAACAATTTTcgaaatatttttgttttgaaTTTCATTCTTAAAGATGTGAAACGACTCACACACTTTTGGAATAGACATGCTGATCATGAGAAGATTTGTCTCCCGAATTTACCGAGCAAATCCCATGCCGATACGGTCCCGCGTTCGAAAGTTATCCCAAACTGAAAGTTATCCCAAACAGGAACTGGCACTGCAATAGAGGCGCTTTCACTCTCTCCCTCAGTCTCCGTGATTACGCATGCGCTTCGACGGTTTGTCTCAGCACAGGGGAGAGGGTAAAGTGTCGATGAATCCGCAGTAGAGACCACTTGCGCCCTCACCTTGAAATATCACCCCTCTTATTTGAGAGAGGGACCAATCAGCTTGCTCCACGCGCaacaggggagagagggaaactggagctccgcagacagctgacctacttgcatagcgtattatcGCAGAAAAAGAGAACTTCGTCGTGGGATATTGCCACGTGCCTCTGTTCCAATGGCAATAACTGTGCCAAATTCTTCGTTTGGTGTCGCAACTCTGACTATATCGAGCTTTAGAaagtgtttctctctctctctctctctctctctctttcttcttgtAAATGCTTACGAGTAAAATATTACAAACAGTTTATTAAACGCATGCAGTTAGAGATGGTTTCTTAACTCCTGTTTCTAATTAAACGTCTTACCTCGGATATCTTCCAGGTTTGCTTTTCGCCGCGCTTTGTGCTGTCAGTTTCTCTCTGAGCGTACCTTACAGAGGAAGTGTGGAAAGTAAACGCCGACAGTctcgtgaagaaaaaaaaagatcggTAAAGAAAAATTTGTTGACAAACGTCCCGTACCAGACCAGTCGCCTTCCGTGTTGATGTGCAGTGTAAAGCTTCCGTCTTGTCCCGTGGGACACTGTCAAGAAAATGTTCAGTAGTGGCAGCGGCATAGTTTGTAGTGCATCGGAGGCATGCAGTCCAAGAGaagaagttaaaaaaaaagaaaacgggaaattttagtccttttgggAACTACATGCATTGCCACACGTCCATTCCCTTTCCGGACTAAATGCACAGAAGTTAATGCGTAATTTTGGGGACTACTTGGAATGCCTGGGAGTAAATTCCAGGGTCGGGGAGTCTAAGATGGGGAGTAAATACAAAAGACCTGTACTTTCTCCACATAGACATAGGAAATCCGTCCACAACTATCTGCTCCTACACAGTACAGAGGGCTCCAAGATGTGTCCCGCAGCTTGTGCAGCATGAGGGGCATACTTTTGAGGACATTTGGGAGAGACACAGATACACAGACTAGGTCTTTCCCTGAAGAAATCGCAGGCGCGTGAGTACCACAGTGGTACCGTCAGGACACAGAATGCACTGCGGGCCATAGTGCGTGCTGCGCTCCGATGTTACACCAGTATGCAACTATGAGAAACTGAACTACTCCTCATGGATTGCGTTCTACATCAGTAACACAACATTGACATCATCACAGTATCTTAGAGCTTCCCTCGTGAAATACTTACGGAGGTAATTGTGAAGGGATGCCACTCCAGCAGTGATATCTTCGGACATTGAAGCAGCACATACTGTTGGGAACGCAAGGGGACAGGGTATTAGGACTATCGCTTCTTCGGTCACCTTCCGCGTATGAAAGCTAAATAAATCGGAAGGAGTTTCCGGGCTCTACTCGACGCGAAGCCAGAATGTTTTACATGCAATAGCCTTGTATGAACGGAGTTCGCACCTGACCTGGCCGCGCGGTGAAGTTCTTCTTGTCGAGCCGGAGTTCCAGCACAGCTCCAGGGAGATCTTCTACGGTTACAAGGTGCGTAGGACGCCACCGGCGTACAAGGCGGCACAACACATCCACGGAGTATATTGCAAGTGCTGCTGCTACCCACTTCCACGTCTGTGTCATGAAAACAGGGCATTATACGTTTGGCACTGTTTGATATCAAAGCTGCGGTAGGAATCTGAATACACGACACTGAGCCAGTCATTGCACTGTAGTGGCGGTCCACTGAGAACTTTCCCAGTAAGGTCTCTGTGGCCCGTCATCTTCTTGATTATTTTTCATGAAATATCGTGCTTGCGTTAAAAAAAGTCCCACGATGGGGAAAATGATTGGCAAAGGGCTCACCTCGCTCTTTTGAGAGATGAACTCTGGAGGTTCGAAGCACAATGTTATTCCACCGGGAGAAGGCTCTGGAAAAGGTACCACCTCAAAACCAGCAACTGTGCCATTCAAGTAATGGCATCCCGGCACGTGCATTTCTgtgtttttctgttccttgagtacaCCACTGTAAAAAGTTTCTCATTATTAGTGCGCGTataagaaagcgcgctccgtgCCCGTCGCGCCATCGTAACATCGCTGAGGGACTACCAAAAAGTGCGTTACCTGAGAGGATGGCAGATCATGAGCAGGAGGAACAACAAGAATAGGTGGTGCGTGTACCAGAACAAGTCGTAGCAGGCACGCCTGTGAAAGAGTCATTGACGCCTTAGTGTTGTCTACTCCTCATTCATAtattaaggcggtgcatcaccaccgacgctctatgggaatccccatacatttttcaactcccgtagcgccgcgaaaacTTGGTTGATCTCCatgcaactgcttttaaatgaAAGACGATGCTTAAATCTAGTGCgtgatcgaagcagattttgcgttttagactcagaaatttttatatcgtcgtcgaaaggtttgggaaaagctatattCGAGATTCCGCTCtcttacaaaatagagccgcccaaaatcgaaaatcgggctcgatcacgcactagtaaaacatatcaagaaccaatacaaacaaaaagatttcatctatgttaagccgttggctcggcacacgagtttttgtcaggtatggtcatccgtggagtacgccgcttcagaatgggcagcgcagtgctgccatctcccatcgagtgtgtcgtcacaagcaacaacaatttgaccgctggaaatgcaataccgctgcacgtggccggaagacgacgaggccgacgttgaccATGACGCGGGAGCACGAGCACGGGCAGAGTAGCCCAGCTccaaattttgtttgtttgttcaacgatgctcattttctcgggggatagtagatgaaacttatttatcttggaattcccagtcgcagccacagaaatgtggaaggatcatgcttgtaaaaaaaaatggtggCGCTGGATAGGTTATACAGTGAAATCTTTTCTTTTACACTGGATGCCGGAAACATGACAGCGCTTTTAGCACTCATCCAGTAGGATGTCAACGGGAAGGGGGGACAACTTTACAATAGTTATTTGAACCGCACTGGGAATCCCCTCGTCCCATGACGTGGTTAGGAGCGCGGATCAAGTGCGGTCCCCTAGACTCTAAGCATTTGGAATTTCGGGCGGTGGATGGAGCTGGTTGGAgcagatttcagacacgtcCATACCGTTTAGTGTACAATAAAGTACAGCGGACAATGCTGATCTGTACTTGGGCGAAGAGtggggccgtggttagtgacgaccaagatgagcacaacagacccgaattatatacccgaccaaactggaaacctccattcgcactttacgttcTAAGCAGCTGCATGGACCACGCACACATATTTTTGTCCTCTACCCTGCTATTCTTCCCTTTTcgtcttctcttttgcctttctcctccgcctcctcctccactgatgtccaaggatGTGGGAATCTCTAAGCAAGCCTCTTTGCAGTCttatttcatttccgttgactGTGGAAGGAAATGAAGCtttttgcaccaccacaacgtggtctgaaatttgtaagcccagggtgagaggaaataaagaaaacaggttgcggtttcgtttcgcaatttccgcgtaatgtcggtaggctataacatgccgacaccaacttgtttcaaccgcgtcgtgtccaacctaggtTTTTTTGTGCTACGAGAGATTTCGTTTATTATATGcgcaagcattgcagaaatcacacgaaacgactggtgactaacccttcgcccgacaacaacAGAGCACGGAACAGCAGCAgatcgacgaagaagttcaggagacagctggacagcctgtgcgcattcaaaagccgcgccactaattgttccgtctggccgagcgcgatatgcgtgtttaaaGTGTTGGACTTGGGTaagcacgagcggtcatatgtttgcacaagatttcgcttgacccgtcgcgcgccaagagaaaacgaaaataacacagaaagaggacgttacatcagcggtactgcatatccaagcaagcgccataatgttgtgaagcggtgactgcgcaaaccatttcgctcgctgcgccatcccttgactgtagacgacgaagtgccggctatgatgcaccgccttaaagtgccactacggactaaatctcgtgtcctcagaatcctaccaaagttatgttactgagatcttcttgtctcactttacattcctgcaaaatattttggttctACGTGACACGAAAGAtagagaaaaatatttttttatttttgagaaccgtgacgtcatgttatgctCCGACGGAGTGCCCGagtctcatctggcaacgttgttgcccttcgcgtcttccagGGAGgtgcactttttgcactccggtagcggagccccacgtgacataacatcggaccgctccgaccttggagaaaacacagggagaagacatctctcccattttcccctctttcgatcagcctcgcgtgacttctccaccacgtgactgCACGTGAtcctccccggacgccggcgtcgttgctaggagacgaatgccctctccagaacatgacgtcATTggaatttgtgggcttatgattacgtcactcgctcgttgcgtcatcgaaacttgtggaggctcagcagatcttcaaaaattgacagaaatgcacagcgttcgtaaataTGATTAAAATTTCGCGTATAGCATCCTTAAGgaaccttcttttcatggactaaataaaataaacgctgttttctgagtccggagtggcactttgtCCTGCAAGCATGTATTGTAGCTCGTATTTAATTATGTCCGAGTTTCGGATGCTGCGCGATTGCTTGAAGACATTCGGACAAACACCTCTAATTCTTCCTTTAACTCTCGCGGTCATAAATTCACCTGTACTTAGCAAGCACCATTTCGAGTTCTGTTACTGTACTTACCTGACGTACTTCATTGAAGCAACGGAAAGAAACGTGAGGAGACACATCATAAGGAGGCCTGTCCAACCGGGCACTACGAAtagagataataataataataacagtaagAGTAATGTCAGCTAAGGGTACGCTGCGCTACGGTTTTTGATACCCGAAACTCTGGTCTGATACCTGAAACACCAGGCCCGCTTGCACGAGCGTCGAGGAAATTGTTCGGTGGTGACCTCAGTAGCTTCGGCAGTGCTTCTTGCACTCACAACAGTCATTAACGGTACTCGTGCATGGAGCACTGCCATAGCTATTGAGGACGGCACTGAGGAATTCCCTCGACGtccgtgcaagcgggccctacAACGCTTGAGGAGCTCTTCTCCACAAACGCGTTCAACAAGCTGGGAGGCTCGCGGAACGACGCGAGTGTCGCTTGCTACATGAGTTCGTGGCGACTTTTCCGAAGCTCCAGGATTGTTCGGGGCATGGTATGGAATGAACAAAAAATGATTTTCCCTTGGGAGAGCTGTTACCTGGTATGTAACATGGTGGTAATCTGCCTGTGTAAAGCGTCCTATATATACATCCATAGGTAACTCCTCTGCTTGATGACAGTATACTACTTAGGATGTTGCACgcgtaacgttttttttttctacttttcAATCTACATTCACAATTTGGTGTCTGTTGTCGTGTTCTGATTACATTATTTCTGAGCTTTTACACTATATTGCGTTACATGCCGAAGAGAAGGATTATTCCAGCTGTCGGGAGCTTCGTTGTTGCTAGATTTCTGTGAAGACCGCGTGTTTTCTACTTCTCAACAATCTCCCAGTTAGCGACAATAAAGACCCATACAGGGCAATAATTAGCCTCTCAAAACATATGTTGCACTTTTGCACTTTGCGGAAAGCTATAGAGGAACGTCAATTTGTGCTCATGGCCCGTTTGCTTTGGTGAACTGCCAAATTCGAAAGCTTCTCGAAGGAGTA
It encodes the following:
- the LOC135401055 gene encoding NADPH oxidase 4-like is translated as MGCCGRLKRRLVAVICSYAILVLWIGINAAIFCATYYTYRYEPRHFYLRQILGIGLCLSRGTAAVLNFNCLVVVIPMCRTLLAIISSHVPKAWLGCVRVCVCSSARFHIICAATIVVTSLMHSVAHMMNAYNFSWHYNLEYKEVNVAQYRGEDPFLIILRTVPGWTGLLMMCLLTFLSVASMKYVRRACYDLFWYTHHLFLLFLLLMICHPLSGVLKEQKNTEMHVPGCHYLNGTVAGFEVVPFPEPSPGGITLCFEPPEFISQKSETWKWVAAALAIYSVDVLCRLVRRWRPTHLVTVEDLPGAVLELRLDKKNFTARPGQYVLLQCPKISLLEWHPFTITSCPTGQDGSFTLHINTEGDWSGTLREKLTAQSAAKSKPGRYPRLYVDGPFCSRSEGVKDHKITVCIAGGIGVTPFAAVLNNLFATGCLEKLERLHFVWICKSIEVFASFADLLVGVHYKMWMMNRPDFFDMQLYVTQQIPYNIIRSLFRRKYELLAHRMHVGRPNWSTLFEEWQTIYQRKKVAVFCCGPTPLNREIRRYCYNAVLAGHRFSFHKESFM